In Holophagales bacterium, one DNA window encodes the following:
- a CDS encoding L,D-transpeptidase: protein MVDLLRIMRPAVSFRRSFLFLSIGLLALLGATTVWIHRTGESPSRFSVAASRRAAHRALRVVRPESPDTAKLVDRLVADAEVITAQEGAAQPWDRSPGRVETAWVRVLTTVRRAAVDINTRAAAAEKRWKELAAAASTQVAQAHEEAGEAGVGARESSAARRAEYHLGLARKFAASRAFDRANVSAMMALDFAQVVHKSWKDLHARFGEPRNLATWRGWVEETIAQSRRDGGSAIVIDKLKRRLYLYQRGERVATLEAEIGAKGLKRKLHAGDMATPEGRYRVVQVKDGRSTKYYKALLINYPNSEDYARYRMGRATGQVPVRAGIGNLIEIHGDGGQGRDWTNGCVALTNKDMDLVFARSRVGTPVTIVGTF, encoded by the coding sequence TGGATTCATCGGACGGGCGAATCGCCTTCGCGTTTCTCCGTCGCCGCCTCTCGCCGGGCCGCTCACCGCGCACTGCGCGTCGTCCGGCCGGAGTCGCCGGACACCGCGAAGCTGGTCGACCGCCTGGTCGCCGACGCGGAAGTGATCACGGCCCAGGAGGGCGCGGCACAACCGTGGGACCGCTCGCCGGGCCGGGTCGAGACCGCCTGGGTGCGCGTCTTGACGACCGTTCGGCGCGCCGCCGTCGACATCAATACCCGGGCAGCCGCCGCCGAGAAGCGCTGGAAGGAGCTCGCCGCCGCCGCCAGCACCCAGGTCGCCCAGGCCCACGAAGAAGCCGGCGAGGCCGGCGTCGGGGCACGCGAGAGCTCGGCCGCCCGCCGCGCCGAGTATCACCTCGGCCTGGCCCGCAAGTTCGCCGCCAGTCGCGCCTTCGACCGCGCCAACGTCTCGGCGATGATGGCCCTCGACTTCGCTCAGGTCGTCCACAAGAGCTGGAAGGACCTGCATGCCCGTTTCGGCGAGCCGCGCAACCTCGCCACCTGGCGCGGCTGGGTCGAGGAGACGATCGCCCAATCGCGTCGCGACGGCGGCTCGGCGATCGTCATCGACAAGCTCAAGCGCCGCCTCTACCTCTATCAGCGCGGCGAACGGGTGGCGACGCTCGAGGCCGAGATCGGCGCCAAGGGGTTGAAGCGCAAGCTCCACGCCGGGGACATGGCGACGCCGGAGGGGCGGTACCGCGTCGTCCAGGTCAAGGACGGGCGGAGCACCAAGTACTACAAGGCCCTGCTGATCAACTACCCCAACTCCGAGGACTACGCCCGCTACCGCATGGGGCGGGCGACCGGACAGGTTCCCGTTCGAGCCGGAATCGGAAACCTGATCGAGATCCACGGTGACGGGGGCCAGGGACGCGACTGGACCAACGGCTGCGTCGCGCTCACCAACAAAGACATGGACCTCGTCTTCGCGCGCTCTCGGGTAGGGACGCCGGTGACGATCGTCGGAACGTTCTAG